A segment of the Candidatus Woesearchaeota archaeon genome:
TACCACCATCAACTTCAATAAGGAATCCTAACTTTTGTTGTATTCTTATATTATTAAGTTTTTTAATTTTTTGTGTTGCTTCATCCAGATAGCCTTGTCCGCCTTTACCTGGGTGAACTGACATGACTAATATATAATCTATTTTTTTTAAATAAGGAAATACTTTTTCTAATGAGGTTTCAGGATTTATTGCAATGCCTGTTTTAAGGTTGTATTTTTTGCATTCTTTTATAGTATCGTTGATATTATCTTTACATTCAATGTGAAGAGACAACCATGAAGCTCCTGCTTTTGCATATTCTCTGATCACTTTTAGAGGATGTTCAACCATAAGATGGCAAATAAGAGGTATTTTTGTATTCTTTTTTACAAAAAGCACGTTTTTTATGTTCCAGAAATGTGTTATTTGAGGTACAAATTCACCGTCCATCACATCAACATGAATAAAATCTGCAGTTTTTACTTCTTCGAGTGCAGTTTTTACGTTAGCTAATGGAACTGTTAGAATGGAAGGTGCTATGAATACCATGTTGTAGTTAGAAGTAACCTACTTTTTATAAGTTGTGTTTTCATAGTTTATTAACATTGTATTTGTATCTCTTGTTTTGGTGTAACTATGTTTCCTTGAGTTGTCATATCTTTTGCTCTTCTTAATACAAGGGGCATAGAGATGGTGCCACTTATTCTTGGCATATCAATTCCATTGCCACTAATCATCCCTTGTTCTGTCGTGACCTCTTTTTGGCAACTTCCTATTACTATCCCATGCCCCCCAGCACCATTCATGATCTTATTGTTTTTTATTTGGAAATTAGTCTGCCCTCGTAGTTCTATTTGTGCTAAGCCAAAGGTAATGTCTTTGTTGATAATAGTATTATCTTCGACTATGCTATTTGATCCTCCATCGACAAGAATTCCTCTCCCATCATCTGGTTTATTGCTTCCAATCAATTCATTATTTTTAATGACGAGTTCACCACTGACGCTTATACCCGTATATAATCCACTAATCTGATCTTTAAGAGGGTTCATTGCTTTAATATTATTTCCAACAATCATACTATTTTTACATGAATAACAGTTGATCGCAGTATGTTTATTTGAGATACTAATCTCATTATTTTTTATTATTAACGATGGATAAAAATCATGAATATCATTTATCGCTGTTACTGTTGCACCGATGCCTGCTATCTCTGAAGGGGAAGAACATTTATTACTTTTACAGTCACTATCCTGCGTGCATTGTTTTCTAAGACTTTCATCACCACCCTCATGGCAAAATCCAGGGCTTCTTATGACTAATTGATTATTTTCAATATGAACTGGCTCTTCTTCTGTATGAAAATTCCCATTGCTATGCATTTCAATATTAATATACCTTCCATTTCCCCATTGCATTAAAGCTCCGTCTATAATTGAATCAGTAATAGATGTTCTTACCCCTCCATTCCTGAAAAAAATACCATCTTGGGGAGCATTGGTAATCTTAATATTTTTAATATGAGTGTCTTTTATAGCAGAAAATGCAATCATGGGGCCTCCCGCATACATGTTTTTGGGTAATTGCTTAATGTCAACCAAACTACCGTCTATGTGGAGATCTCTAATCACGATATTTTGATTTCCACAGTTATATTTACTGTTCCAAAAAAGCGGTGTACCTTTAAATGCAGATTTCTCTTCACAATCCTCTCCGAGGTACAAAGGGACATAAGATGGCGTTGGTCCACGTCTTAATAGAGATGTTTCTCCTTGCCCATATATTTCAATATTACTATCTACTATCAAGCTCGTATCTATAAGGTATGTCCCTTGAGGAATAAAGAGTTTTCCTCCTCCTTTTTCTGAAAGTTCATCAAGAGCTTTTTGAAAAAGTGAACCGTCATCGGTAATACCATCTGCTCTTGCACCAATCTGTTTAACATTAATCTCTAGTACTTTATCTATTTCAATTGCTTTTTCAGTGATTGTTATTGTTTCATCAGTTTTTTTACATAAGCCATCTTCACAAACAGTCTTCTCAGGGCAGTCGAAAGAATTCCATGAAATCATTCCTGTTTGCAAATCACAAAAATATTCCAAGACACGTGTGGATGACCAACACCGGTCTTCATACATCGAAGGTTTTTTTGTAGAAGGATCTATTCCTTGTATAGTACCTTTTATGTCCACATTAATAAATTGATAAAGAGAAAAAGGATAATTAAAATAATTAACCTTGCTTGTATCAGAATCCTGACACCCCAGCTGAGTTGTTTCTCCTACTTTTTCCTTGCTCGCTTTTATACTTTGATCAAATAAGTTTGCTAAAATTTGATTCTTAAGAGGGTTGTTTTCAATCCTTTTTATCTGCGCTTGCGTTAAACAAATTT
Coding sequences within it:
- a CDS encoding right-handed parallel beta-helix repeat-containing protein, which encodes MLSASNSKQIFLIAITAIFTILLMTFIGINSTNKIIDSTEDIAGHAFKAELCSSDNDCKKLGTTCYENKICLTQAQIKRIENNPLKNQILANLFDQSIKASKEKVGETTQLGCQDSDTSKVNYFNYPFSLYQFINVDIKGTIQGIDPSTKKPSMYEDRCWSSTRVLEYFCDLQTGMISWNSFDCPEKTVCEDGLCKKTDETITITEKAIEIDKVLEINVKQIGARADGITDDGSLFQKALDELSEKGGGKLFIPQGTYLIDTSLIVDSNIEIYGQGETSLLRRGPTPSYVPLYLGEDCEEKSAFKGTPLFWNSKYNCGNQNIVIRDLHIDGSLVDIKQLPKNMYAGGPMIAFSAIKDTHIKNIKITNAPQDGIFFRNGGVRTSITDSIIDGALMQWGNGRYINIEMHSNGNFHTEEEPVHIENNQLVIRSPGFCHEGGDESLRKQCTQDSDCKSNKCSSPSEIAGIGATVTAINDIHDFYPSLIIKNNEISISNKHTAINCYSCKNSMIVGNNIKAMNPLKDQISGLYTGISVSGELVIKNNELIGSNKPDDGRGILVDGGSNSIVEDNTIINKDITFGLAQIELRGQTNFQIKNNKIMNGAGGHGIVIGSCQKEVTTEQGMISGNGIDMPRISGTISMPLVLRRAKDMTTQGNIVTPKQEIQIQC